One window of Nymphaea colorata isolate Beijing-Zhang1983 chromosome 1, ASM883128v2, whole genome shotgun sequence genomic DNA carries:
- the LOC116256983 gene encoding polyamine oxidase 1-like isoform X5, with the protein MSPFCFLLFLVFIAPLAASLSQRHHKVIIVGAGMSGIMAAKKLSENGVDDFLILEGSDRIGGRMHKREFGGKTVEIGANWIEGVGGLHLNPLLELAHESGLRTFFFDYSNISSNYFDSNGKAIPLSEVLDITKKQEASNKFSTNLVATIRANNEEDVSVLEAHRIFGYVPETPLEMAVDYVDFDMEMAEPPRVTSLKSVTPLPTNSYYGASSRFVADERGYEQLVHGLGGKFLKSVDGRLTDGRLILRKVVREIHYRDDCVHVFVEDGTSYSAEYVILSISLGVLQSKLIRFKPELPRWKILSMFKFDMAIYMKIFLKFPHIFWPSGPGTEVFSYASERRGYYNCWEHLEKQYPGSNILFVTVTDDEARRIERQSDNVTKDEAMDVLRKIFGPEIPDALDILVPRWGMDRLQRGSYSNWPIGVTDDDFNKLKAPVGRIYFTGEYTSLHYNGYVHGAYFAGMETASDVLKNLRKRCCLVVKKQQ; encoded by the exons ATGTCGCCATTTTGTTTCCTACTTTTCTTGGTCTTCATCGCTCCATTGGCGGCATCATTGTCACAGCGTCACCACAAAGTGATCATAGTTGGAGCAGGAATGTCAG GTATTATGGCTGCCAAGAAGCTTTCAGAAAACGGGGTTGATGATTTCTTGATATTGGAAGGCAGTGATCGGATCGGAGGCAGGATGCACAAGCGTGAGTTTGGGGGGAAAACTGTTGAGATTGGTGCCAATTGGATTGAGGGCGTTGGTGGGCTTCACTTGAACCCGTTACTAGAGCTTGCCCATGAGTCAGGACTCAGAACATTCTTCTTCGATTACTCCAATATCTCGTCCAATTACTTCGATTCAAA TGGTAAAGCTATTCCACTTTCCGAGGTTTTGGACATAACGAAAAAACAAGAAGCTTCGAACAAGTTCAGCACTAATTTGGTAGCAACAATACGAGCTAACAACGAAGAAGACGTTTCTGTTTTGGAAGCCCACCGCATTTTTGGATA CGTTCCAGAAACACCTTTGGAGATGGCAGTAGACTATGTCGATTTTGACATGGAGATGGCAG AACCTCCAAGAGTGACCAGTCTGAAGAGTGTAACGCCCCTTCCAACGAACTCATACTATGGTGCATCTTCGCGCTTTGTTGCTGATGAAAGGGGATATGAGCAGCTAGTTCATGGTTTAGGTGGTAAATTTCTAAAATCAGTGGATGGGAGGTTGACTGACGGGCGCCTAATTTTAAGAAAG GTTGTAAGGGAAATTCACTACAGAGATGACTGTGTTCACGTTTTTGTTGAAGATGGAACTTCTTACAGTGCAGAATATGTCATACTTTCCATTAGCTTAGGTGTTCTTCAAAGCAAGCTTATTCGTTTCAAACCTGAATTGCCT CGATGGAAGATCCTTTCCATGTTCAAGTTTGACATGGCAATCTACATGAAGATATTTCTGAAGTTTCCACATATATTCTGGCCTTCTGGCCCAGGAACTGAAGTTTTTTCGTATGCGAGTGAAAGAAGGGGTTACTATAACTGTTGGGAG CACTTGGAGAAGCAGTACCCGGGGTCGAACATACTTTTTGTAACAGTTACAGATGATGAAGCCAGGCGTATTGAACGTCAGTCTGATAACGTCACCAAAGACGAAGCAATGGACGTGCTCCGTAAAATATTTGGCCCTGAAATTCCTGATGCTTTGGATATTCTTGTTCCAAGATGGGGAATGGATAGACTTCAACGTGGATCTTACAGTAACTGGCCGATAGGCGTAACAGATGACGATTTCAACAAGCTAAAG GCTCCTGTTGGACGCATTTATTTTACGGGCGAGTATACGAGCTTGCACTACAATGGTTATGTCCATGGCGCCTATTTTGCAG GTATGGAGACCGCTTCTGATGTTCTGAAGAATTTAAGAAAGCGATGCTGCTTAGTTGTCAAGAAACAACAATGA
- the LOC116256983 gene encoding polyamine oxidase 7-like isoform X2, whose product MSPFCFLLFLVFIAPLAASLSQRHHKVIIVGAGMSGIMAAKKLSENGVDDFLILEGSDRIGGRMHKREFGGKTVEIGANWIEGVGGLHLNPLLELAHESGLRTFFFDYSNISSNYFDSNGKAIPLSEVLDITKKQEASNKFSTNLVATIRANNEEDVSVLEAHRIFGYVPETPLEMAVDYVDFDMEMAEPPRVTSLKSVTPLPTNSYYGASSRFVADERGYEQLVHGLGGKFLKSVDGRLTDGRLILRKVVREIHYRDDCVHVFVEDGTSYSAEYVILSISLGVLQSKLIRFKPELPRWKILSMFKFDMAIYMKIFLKFPHIFWPSGPGTEVFSYASERRGYYNCWEHLEKQYPGSNILFVTVTDDEARRIERQSDNVTKDEAMDVLRKIFGPEIPDALDILVPRWGMDRLQRGSYSNWPIGVTDDDFNKLKAPVGRIYFTGEYTSLHYNGYVHGAYFAGTFFLLYHLLCFSGLTLYCFSKFHVSDSSTGVSLKGSRKCAGEIRS is encoded by the exons ATGTCGCCATTTTGTTTCCTACTTTTCTTGGTCTTCATCGCTCCATTGGCGGCATCATTGTCACAGCGTCACCACAAAGTGATCATAGTTGGAGCAGGAATGTCAG GTATTATGGCTGCCAAGAAGCTTTCAGAAAACGGGGTTGATGATTTCTTGATATTGGAAGGCAGTGATCGGATCGGAGGCAGGATGCACAAGCGTGAGTTTGGGGGGAAAACTGTTGAGATTGGTGCCAATTGGATTGAGGGCGTTGGTGGGCTTCACTTGAACCCGTTACTAGAGCTTGCCCATGAGTCAGGACTCAGAACATTCTTCTTCGATTACTCCAATATCTCGTCCAATTACTTCGATTCAAA TGGTAAAGCTATTCCACTTTCCGAGGTTTTGGACATAACGAAAAAACAAGAAGCTTCGAACAAGTTCAGCACTAATTTGGTAGCAACAATACGAGCTAACAACGAAGAAGACGTTTCTGTTTTGGAAGCCCACCGCATTTTTGGATA CGTTCCAGAAACACCTTTGGAGATGGCAGTAGACTATGTCGATTTTGACATGGAGATGGCAG AACCTCCAAGAGTGACCAGTCTGAAGAGTGTAACGCCCCTTCCAACGAACTCATACTATGGTGCATCTTCGCGCTTTGTTGCTGATGAAAGGGGATATGAGCAGCTAGTTCATGGTTTAGGTGGTAAATTTCTAAAATCAGTGGATGGGAGGTTGACTGACGGGCGCCTAATTTTAAGAAAG GTTGTAAGGGAAATTCACTACAGAGATGACTGTGTTCACGTTTTTGTTGAAGATGGAACTTCTTACAGTGCAGAATATGTCATACTTTCCATTAGCTTAGGTGTTCTTCAAAGCAAGCTTATTCGTTTCAAACCTGAATTGCCT CGATGGAAGATCCTTTCCATGTTCAAGTTTGACATGGCAATCTACATGAAGATATTTCTGAAGTTTCCACATATATTCTGGCCTTCTGGCCCAGGAACTGAAGTTTTTTCGTATGCGAGTGAAAGAAGGGGTTACTATAACTGTTGGGAG CACTTGGAGAAGCAGTACCCGGGGTCGAACATACTTTTTGTAACAGTTACAGATGATGAAGCCAGGCGTATTGAACGTCAGTCTGATAACGTCACCAAAGACGAAGCAATGGACGTGCTCCGTAAAATATTTGGCCCTGAAATTCCTGATGCTTTGGATATTCTTGTTCCAAGATGGGGAATGGATAGACTTCAACGTGGATCTTACAGTAACTGGCCGATAGGCGTAACAGATGACGATTTCAACAAGCTAAAG GCTCCTGTTGGACGCATTTATTTTACGGGCGAGTATACGAGCTTGCACTACAATGGTTATGTCCATGGCGCCTATTTTGCAGGTACCTTTTTCCTGCTTTATCATCTGCTGTGCTTTTCTGGCTTAACCTTGTATTGCTTTTCAAAGTTTCACGTCTCAGATTCAAGTACGGGAGTTTCCTTGAAAGGTTCCCGAAAATGTGCAGGTGAAATAAGATCATAG
- the LOC116256983 gene encoding polyamine oxidase 7-like isoform X4 codes for MSPFCFLLFLVFIAPLAASLSQRHHKVIIVGAGMSGIMAAKKLSENGVDDFLILEGSDRIGGRMHKREFGGKTVEIGANWIEGVGGLHLNPLLELAHDGKAIPLSEVLDITKKQEASNKFSTNLVATIRANNEEDVSVLEAHRIFGYVPETPLEMAVDYVDFDMEMAEPPRVTSLKSVTPLPTNSYYGASSRFVADERGYEQLVHGLGGKFLKSVDGRLTDGRLILRKVVREIHYRDDCVHVFVEDGTSYSAEYVILSISLGVLQSKLIRFKPELPRWKILSMFKFDMAIYMKIFLKFPHIFWPSGPGTEVFSYASERRGYYNCWEHLEKQYPGSNILFVTVTDDEARRIERQSDNVTKDEAMDVLRKIFGPEIPDALDILVPRWGMDRLQRGSYSNWPIGVTDDDFNKLKAPVGRIYFTGEYTSLHYNGYVHGAYFAGKEMASLRFCYCMSLWCAVDSDPVDLHVVLFSTSLLLKCTIHICRTDQ; via the exons ATGTCGCCATTTTGTTTCCTACTTTTCTTGGTCTTCATCGCTCCATTGGCGGCATCATTGTCACAGCGTCACCACAAAGTGATCATAGTTGGAGCAGGAATGTCAG GTATTATGGCTGCCAAGAAGCTTTCAGAAAACGGGGTTGATGATTTCTTGATATTGGAAGGCAGTGATCGGATCGGAGGCAGGATGCACAAGCGTGAGTTTGGGGGGAAAACTGTTGAGATTGGTGCCAATTGGATTGAGGGCGTTGGTGGGCTTCACTTGAACCCGTTACTAGAGCTTGCCCATGA TGGTAAAGCTATTCCACTTTCCGAGGTTTTGGACATAACGAAAAAACAAGAAGCTTCGAACAAGTTCAGCACTAATTTGGTAGCAACAATACGAGCTAACAACGAAGAAGACGTTTCTGTTTTGGAAGCCCACCGCATTTTTGGATA CGTTCCAGAAACACCTTTGGAGATGGCAGTAGACTATGTCGATTTTGACATGGAGATGGCAG AACCTCCAAGAGTGACCAGTCTGAAGAGTGTAACGCCCCTTCCAACGAACTCATACTATGGTGCATCTTCGCGCTTTGTTGCTGATGAAAGGGGATATGAGCAGCTAGTTCATGGTTTAGGTGGTAAATTTCTAAAATCAGTGGATGGGAGGTTGACTGACGGGCGCCTAATTTTAAGAAAG GTTGTAAGGGAAATTCACTACAGAGATGACTGTGTTCACGTTTTTGTTGAAGATGGAACTTCTTACAGTGCAGAATATGTCATACTTTCCATTAGCTTAGGTGTTCTTCAAAGCAAGCTTATTCGTTTCAAACCTGAATTGCCT CGATGGAAGATCCTTTCCATGTTCAAGTTTGACATGGCAATCTACATGAAGATATTTCTGAAGTTTCCACATATATTCTGGCCTTCTGGCCCAGGAACTGAAGTTTTTTCGTATGCGAGTGAAAGAAGGGGTTACTATAACTGTTGGGAG CACTTGGAGAAGCAGTACCCGGGGTCGAACATACTTTTTGTAACAGTTACAGATGATGAAGCCAGGCGTATTGAACGTCAGTCTGATAACGTCACCAAAGACGAAGCAATGGACGTGCTCCGTAAAATATTTGGCCCTGAAATTCCTGATGCTTTGGATATTCTTGTTCCAAGATGGGGAATGGATAGACTTCAACGTGGATCTTACAGTAACTGGCCGATAGGCGTAACAGATGACGATTTCAACAAGCTAAAG GCTCCTGTTGGACGCATTTATTTTACGGGCGAGTATACGAGCTTGCACTACAATGGTTATGTCCATGGCGCCTATTTTGCAG GAAAGGAAATGGCCTCCTTGAGATTCTGCTATTGCATGTCATTGTGGTGTGCTGTCGACTCTGATCCGGTAGATTTGCATGTAGTACTTTTCTCGACATCCTTGCTGCTTAAGTGCACTATTCACATATGTAGAACTGATCAATAA
- the LOC116256983 gene encoding polyamine oxidase 7-like isoform X3: protein MSPFCFLLFLVFIAPLAASLSQRHHKVIIVGAGMSGIMAAKKLSENGVDDFLILEGSDRIGGRMHKREFGGKTVEIGANWIEGVGGLHLNPLLELAHESGLRTFFFDYSNISSNYFDSNGKAIPLSEVLDITKKQEASNKFSTNLVATIRANNEEDVSVLEAHRIFGYVPETPLEMAVDYVDFDMEMAEPPRVTSLKSVTPLPTNSYYGASSRFVADERGYEQLVHGLGGKFLKSVDGRLTDGRLILRKVVREIHYRDDCVHVFVEDGTSYSAEYVILSISLGVLQSKLIRFKPELPRWKILSMFKFDMAIYMKIFLKFPHIFWPSGPGTEVFSYASERRGYYNCWEHLEKQYPGSNILFVTVTDDEARRIERQSDNVTKDEAMDVLRKIFGPEIPDALDILVPRWGMDRLQRGSYSNWPIGVTDDDFNKLKAPVGRIYFTGEYTSLHYNGYVHGAYFAAKNASCHHHQEGGRYLQGRNYSLKVKTNQ, encoded by the exons ATGTCGCCATTTTGTTTCCTACTTTTCTTGGTCTTCATCGCTCCATTGGCGGCATCATTGTCACAGCGTCACCACAAAGTGATCATAGTTGGAGCAGGAATGTCAG GTATTATGGCTGCCAAGAAGCTTTCAGAAAACGGGGTTGATGATTTCTTGATATTGGAAGGCAGTGATCGGATCGGAGGCAGGATGCACAAGCGTGAGTTTGGGGGGAAAACTGTTGAGATTGGTGCCAATTGGATTGAGGGCGTTGGTGGGCTTCACTTGAACCCGTTACTAGAGCTTGCCCATGAGTCAGGACTCAGAACATTCTTCTTCGATTACTCCAATATCTCGTCCAATTACTTCGATTCAAA TGGTAAAGCTATTCCACTTTCCGAGGTTTTGGACATAACGAAAAAACAAGAAGCTTCGAACAAGTTCAGCACTAATTTGGTAGCAACAATACGAGCTAACAACGAAGAAGACGTTTCTGTTTTGGAAGCCCACCGCATTTTTGGATA CGTTCCAGAAACACCTTTGGAGATGGCAGTAGACTATGTCGATTTTGACATGGAGATGGCAG AACCTCCAAGAGTGACCAGTCTGAAGAGTGTAACGCCCCTTCCAACGAACTCATACTATGGTGCATCTTCGCGCTTTGTTGCTGATGAAAGGGGATATGAGCAGCTAGTTCATGGTTTAGGTGGTAAATTTCTAAAATCAGTGGATGGGAGGTTGACTGACGGGCGCCTAATTTTAAGAAAG GTTGTAAGGGAAATTCACTACAGAGATGACTGTGTTCACGTTTTTGTTGAAGATGGAACTTCTTACAGTGCAGAATATGTCATACTTTCCATTAGCTTAGGTGTTCTTCAAAGCAAGCTTATTCGTTTCAAACCTGAATTGCCT CGATGGAAGATCCTTTCCATGTTCAAGTTTGACATGGCAATCTACATGAAGATATTTCTGAAGTTTCCACATATATTCTGGCCTTCTGGCCCAGGAACTGAAGTTTTTTCGTATGCGAGTGAAAGAAGGGGTTACTATAACTGTTGGGAG CACTTGGAGAAGCAGTACCCGGGGTCGAACATACTTTTTGTAACAGTTACAGATGATGAAGCCAGGCGTATTGAACGTCAGTCTGATAACGTCACCAAAGACGAAGCAATGGACGTGCTCCGTAAAATATTTGGCCCTGAAATTCCTGATGCTTTGGATATTCTTGTTCCAAGATGGGGAATGGATAGACTTCAACGTGGATCTTACAGTAACTGGCCGATAGGCGTAACAGATGACGATTTCAACAAGCTAAAG GCTCCTGTTGGACGCATTTATTTTACGGGCGAGTATACGAGCTTGCACTACAATGGTTATGTCCATGGCGCCTATTTTGCAG CTAAGAATGCATCATGTCATCACCACCAAGAAGGAGGACGTTACTTGCAAGGAAGAAACTATTCCTTGAAGGTGAAAACTAACCAATAA
- the LOC116256983 gene encoding polyamine oxidase 1-like isoform X6 — translation MAAKKLSENGVDDFLILEGSDRIGGRMHKREFGGKTVEIGANWIEGVGGLHLNPLLELAHESGLRTFFFDYSNISSNYFDSNGKAIPLSEVLDITKKQEASNKFSTNLVATIRANNEEDVSVLEAHRIFGYVPETPLEMAVDYVDFDMEMAEPPRVTSLKSVTPLPTNSYYGASSRFVADERGYEQLVHGLGGKFLKSVDGRLTDGRLILRKVVREIHYRDDCVHVFVEDGTSYSAEYVILSISLGVLQSKLIRFKPELPRWKILSMFKFDMAIYMKIFLKFPHIFWPSGPGTEVFSYASERRGYYNCWEHLEKQYPGSNILFVTVTDDEARRIERQSDNVTKDEAMDVLRKIFGPEIPDALDILVPRWGMDRLQRGSYSNWPIGVTDDDFNKLKAPVGRIYFTGEYTSLHYNGYVHGAYFAGKEMASLRFCYCMSLWCAVDSDPVDLHVVLFSTSLLLKCTIHICRTDQ, via the exons ATGGCTGCCAAGAAGCTTTCAGAAAACGGGGTTGATGATTTCTTGATATTGGAAGGCAGTGATCGGATCGGAGGCAGGATGCACAAGCGTGAGTTTGGGGGGAAAACTGTTGAGATTGGTGCCAATTGGATTGAGGGCGTTGGTGGGCTTCACTTGAACCCGTTACTAGAGCTTGCCCATGAGTCAGGACTCAGAACATTCTTCTTCGATTACTCCAATATCTCGTCCAATTACTTCGATTCAAA TGGTAAAGCTATTCCACTTTCCGAGGTTTTGGACATAACGAAAAAACAAGAAGCTTCGAACAAGTTCAGCACTAATTTGGTAGCAACAATACGAGCTAACAACGAAGAAGACGTTTCTGTTTTGGAAGCCCACCGCATTTTTGGATA CGTTCCAGAAACACCTTTGGAGATGGCAGTAGACTATGTCGATTTTGACATGGAGATGGCAG AACCTCCAAGAGTGACCAGTCTGAAGAGTGTAACGCCCCTTCCAACGAACTCATACTATGGTGCATCTTCGCGCTTTGTTGCTGATGAAAGGGGATATGAGCAGCTAGTTCATGGTTTAGGTGGTAAATTTCTAAAATCAGTGGATGGGAGGTTGACTGACGGGCGCCTAATTTTAAGAAAG GTTGTAAGGGAAATTCACTACAGAGATGACTGTGTTCACGTTTTTGTTGAAGATGGAACTTCTTACAGTGCAGAATATGTCATACTTTCCATTAGCTTAGGTGTTCTTCAAAGCAAGCTTATTCGTTTCAAACCTGAATTGCCT CGATGGAAGATCCTTTCCATGTTCAAGTTTGACATGGCAATCTACATGAAGATATTTCTGAAGTTTCCACATATATTCTGGCCTTCTGGCCCAGGAACTGAAGTTTTTTCGTATGCGAGTGAAAGAAGGGGTTACTATAACTGTTGGGAG CACTTGGAGAAGCAGTACCCGGGGTCGAACATACTTTTTGTAACAGTTACAGATGATGAAGCCAGGCGTATTGAACGTCAGTCTGATAACGTCACCAAAGACGAAGCAATGGACGTGCTCCGTAAAATATTTGGCCCTGAAATTCCTGATGCTTTGGATATTCTTGTTCCAAGATGGGGAATGGATAGACTTCAACGTGGATCTTACAGTAACTGGCCGATAGGCGTAACAGATGACGATTTCAACAAGCTAAAG GCTCCTGTTGGACGCATTTATTTTACGGGCGAGTATACGAGCTTGCACTACAATGGTTATGTCCATGGCGCCTATTTTGCAG GAAAGGAAATGGCCTCCTTGAGATTCTGCTATTGCATGTCATTGTGGTGTGCTGTCGACTCTGATCCGGTAGATTTGCATGTAGTACTTTTCTCGACATCCTTGCTGCTTAAGTGCACTATTCACATATGTAGAACTGATCAATAA
- the LOC116256983 gene encoding polyamine oxidase 7-like isoform X1, with amino-acid sequence MSPFCFLLFLVFIAPLAASLSQRHHKVIIVGAGMSGIMAAKKLSENGVDDFLILEGSDRIGGRMHKREFGGKTVEIGANWIEGVGGLHLNPLLELAHESGLRTFFFDYSNISSNYFDSNGKAIPLSEVLDITKKQEASNKFSTNLVATIRANNEEDVSVLEAHRIFGYVPETPLEMAVDYVDFDMEMAEPPRVTSLKSVTPLPTNSYYGASSRFVADERGYEQLVHGLGGKFLKSVDGRLTDGRLILRKVVREIHYRDDCVHVFVEDGTSYSAEYVILSISLGVLQSKLIRFKPELPRWKILSMFKFDMAIYMKIFLKFPHIFWPSGPGTEVFSYASERRGYYNCWEHLEKQYPGSNILFVTVTDDEARRIERQSDNVTKDEAMDVLRKIFGPEIPDALDILVPRWGMDRLQRGSYSNWPIGVTDDDFNKLKAPVGRIYFTGEYTSLHYNGYVHGAYFAGKEMASLRFCYCMSLWCAVDSDPVDLHVVLFSTSLLLKCTIHICRTDQ; translated from the exons ATGTCGCCATTTTGTTTCCTACTTTTCTTGGTCTTCATCGCTCCATTGGCGGCATCATTGTCACAGCGTCACCACAAAGTGATCATAGTTGGAGCAGGAATGTCAG GTATTATGGCTGCCAAGAAGCTTTCAGAAAACGGGGTTGATGATTTCTTGATATTGGAAGGCAGTGATCGGATCGGAGGCAGGATGCACAAGCGTGAGTTTGGGGGGAAAACTGTTGAGATTGGTGCCAATTGGATTGAGGGCGTTGGTGGGCTTCACTTGAACCCGTTACTAGAGCTTGCCCATGAGTCAGGACTCAGAACATTCTTCTTCGATTACTCCAATATCTCGTCCAATTACTTCGATTCAAA TGGTAAAGCTATTCCACTTTCCGAGGTTTTGGACATAACGAAAAAACAAGAAGCTTCGAACAAGTTCAGCACTAATTTGGTAGCAACAATACGAGCTAACAACGAAGAAGACGTTTCTGTTTTGGAAGCCCACCGCATTTTTGGATA CGTTCCAGAAACACCTTTGGAGATGGCAGTAGACTATGTCGATTTTGACATGGAGATGGCAG AACCTCCAAGAGTGACCAGTCTGAAGAGTGTAACGCCCCTTCCAACGAACTCATACTATGGTGCATCTTCGCGCTTTGTTGCTGATGAAAGGGGATATGAGCAGCTAGTTCATGGTTTAGGTGGTAAATTTCTAAAATCAGTGGATGGGAGGTTGACTGACGGGCGCCTAATTTTAAGAAAG GTTGTAAGGGAAATTCACTACAGAGATGACTGTGTTCACGTTTTTGTTGAAGATGGAACTTCTTACAGTGCAGAATATGTCATACTTTCCATTAGCTTAGGTGTTCTTCAAAGCAAGCTTATTCGTTTCAAACCTGAATTGCCT CGATGGAAGATCCTTTCCATGTTCAAGTTTGACATGGCAATCTACATGAAGATATTTCTGAAGTTTCCACATATATTCTGGCCTTCTGGCCCAGGAACTGAAGTTTTTTCGTATGCGAGTGAAAGAAGGGGTTACTATAACTGTTGGGAG CACTTGGAGAAGCAGTACCCGGGGTCGAACATACTTTTTGTAACAGTTACAGATGATGAAGCCAGGCGTATTGAACGTCAGTCTGATAACGTCACCAAAGACGAAGCAATGGACGTGCTCCGTAAAATATTTGGCCCTGAAATTCCTGATGCTTTGGATATTCTTGTTCCAAGATGGGGAATGGATAGACTTCAACGTGGATCTTACAGTAACTGGCCGATAGGCGTAACAGATGACGATTTCAACAAGCTAAAG GCTCCTGTTGGACGCATTTATTTTACGGGCGAGTATACGAGCTTGCACTACAATGGTTATGTCCATGGCGCCTATTTTGCAG GAAAGGAAATGGCCTCCTTGAGATTCTGCTATTGCATGTCATTGTGGTGTGCTGTCGACTCTGATCCGGTAGATTTGCATGTAGTACTTTTCTCGACATCCTTGCTGCTTAAGTGCACTATTCACATATGTAGAACTGATCAATAA